From a single Macrobrachium rosenbergii isolate ZJJX-2024 chromosome 9, ASM4041242v1, whole genome shotgun sequence genomic region:
- the LOC136841994 gene encoding tol-Pal system protein TolA-like translates to MALLMLQKKGSADAAENGSADAAENGSADAAENGSADAAENGSADAADKGSADAADKGSADAAEKGSADAAENGSADLQKKSSADAAENGSADAAEKGSADAAEKGSADAAENGSADAAENSSADAAENEKGSADAAEKGSADTAENGSAGAAENGSTDAAENASADAAENGSTDAPENGSADAAEKDSADAAENGSTDAAQNDSADAAQNGK, encoded by the exons ATGGCTCTGCTGATGCTGCAGAAAAAAGGTTCTGCTGATGCTGCAGAAAATGGTTCTGCTGATGCTGCAGAAAATGGTTCTGCTGATGCTGCAGAAAATGGTTCTGCTGATGCTGCAGAAAATGGTTCTGCTGATGCTGCAGATAAAGGTTCTGCTGATGCTGCAGATAAAGGTTCTGCTGATGCTGCAGAAAAAGGTTCTGCTGATGCTGCAGAAAATGGTTCTGCTGATCTGCAGAAAAAAAGTTCTGCTGATGCTGCAGAAAATGGTTCTGCTGATGCTGCAGAAAAAGGTTCTGCTGATGCTGCAGAAAAAGGTTCTGCTGATGCTGCAGAAAATGGTTCTGCTGATGCTGCAGAAAATAGTTCTGCTGATGCTGCAGAAAATG AAAAAGGTTCTGCTGATGCTGCAGAAAAGGGTTCTGCTGATACTGCAGAAAATGGTTCTGCTGGTGCTGCAGAAAATGGTTCCACTGATGCTGCAGAAAATGCCTCTGCTGATGCTGCAGAAAATGGTTCTACTGATGCTCCAGAAAATGGTTCTGCTGATGCTGCAGAAAAAGATTCTGCTGACGCTGCAGAAAATGGTTCCACTGATGCTGCGCAAAATGATTCTGCTGATGCTGCACAAAATGGCAAGTGA